The sequence ATCTGCTTGACTTTGAGAATCTGATGTCAAATCCTCAACCTGCAGAAGTCGAAGAATGACGATAGCCTGATCGGGTTCAATTGCGAAAAATTCCCGTTTGGGATTGTATCTATTCGGACCAAATGCGTTATGCAATGCCTTTTCTACCTCTCTGGCATTCCTAACCTTTCCCATGTAAACTATTTCAAAAGGCACAGGCACACCAGTAACGCCTGCATAAAGTTCTCTAATCCTATCTTCAGGTGGGTTACTATCAGTCCATCCAATCTTAACTAATCCGGGCATTGCAGGATTTGTCACTACATAAACGTAGCCGATCCCCTCGCCATCCGGCTCTCTACGCCTAGTTCTTGGTGCCATCTCAATGCCCCCCCTTCATGCTCATCCCCGTGAAGAGCGCGGTCAGGATGGTGAAGATGAACGCCTGCAGGTGCGCGACGAAGATTTCGAGCAGAGATATGCCCACCACCCCTGCTATCGGCAGCGGCGCCATTATGTAACTCTTCGCCATAAAGATCAGCCCGAAGAACGCCAGAATCACCGCATGCCCCGCCACCATATTCGCAAAGAGACGGATGCAAAGCGCGAACGGCTTGGCAAACATCCCGACG is a genomic window of Calditrichota bacterium containing:
- a CDS encoding GIY-YIG nuclease family protein, giving the protein MAPRTRRREPDGEGIGYVYVVTNPAMPGLVKIGWTDSNPPEDRIRELYAGVTGVPVPFEIVYMGKVRNAREVEKALHNAFGPNRYNPKREFFAIEPDQAIVILRLLQVEDLTSDSQSQAD